In one Bacillus rossius redtenbacheri isolate Brsri chromosome 11, Brsri_v3, whole genome shotgun sequence genomic region, the following are encoded:
- the LOC134537040 gene encoding calpain-7-like, which produces MSEALLEDVLTFSSRAVQFDRAGQHEVAAYYYREAAGFLDLAVRDATDEAGAETWRRRAQEYRDRAEALDELKRSPPPEASRGQKDLQQCHFLFDQALTADEAGLAEKAVKLYTKAIELGLSARKATSDPELQTKLANLARQALERAEQIKGIRPPAEKPAGPRPPPVSESRSPIPPARVIDSREARRQLHRGSSAHLKVTGQATYTEEEKRVLLQTSRINGIEYLPFMSVDLDEKFQYKLPFSDRDGLLALSPKQRRDFSRWARPADFCKEPVMVAGQFVDCFSIKQTVVSDCSFVASLAVSALYERRFGKRLVTSIIYPRNSRKEPIYNPFGKYMVKLHVNGVPRKVVIDDQLPLGRYGDLLCSYSSSRNELWVSLLEKAYMKVMGGYDFPGSNSNIDLHALTGWIPERAAIRPSEPDFNGDALFEKLRSRLEKGDVLATVATGEMSEAEGERVGLVPTHAYAVLDVRSAQGVRLLKLKNPWSHLRWRGNYSELDTKNWTPELQNLLHFDPNNAAMFDNGVFWIDYTSILRFFDVFYLNWNPRLFNYTFCIHQSWKAGAGPIKDAYNVGENPQFCLEVEEGAGAVWILLTRHITALEDFKENREYITVLVYRNDGKRVYYPNDPPPFIDGVRINSPHYLCKLVLSESSARRYTLVVSQYEKMHTIHYTLRAYATCPISLGKIPNPYEYSKQVSDGQWKGPTAGGCGNHPATHFNNPRYRLVLESARSQLLLDLRGPKQYQIGMDVICVVASDQNAPGRFSKKHSGAFRSGFVVMELEDVPAGTYDIIPSTFLPGQEGPFILTVKSSSSFQLSLVQ; this is translated from the exons ATGAGCGAGGCCCTGCTGGAGGACGTGCTGACGTTCTCGAGCCGCGCGGTGCAGTTCGACCGGGCGGGGCAGCACGAGGTGGCGGCCTACTACTACCGCGAGGCGGCGGGCTTCCTGGACCTGGCCGTGCGCGACGCCACGGACGAGGCCGGCGCGGAGACCTGGCGCCGCCGCGCCCAGGAGTACCGCGACCGGGCGGAGGCCCTGGACGAGCTCA AGCGCTCGCCTCCGCCCGAGGCGTCGCGCGGCCAGAAGGACCTGCAGCAGTGCCACTTCCTGTTCGACCAGGCGCTCACCGCGGATGAGGCAGGGCTCGCAGAAAAGGCGGTGAAGCTGTACACCAAGGCCATCGAGCTGGGGCTGAGTGCC CGGAAGGCAACGAGTGACCCGGAGCTGCAGACCAAGCTCGCCAACCTCGCCCGGCAGGCCTTGGAGAGGGCGGAGCAGATCAAGGGCATCCGGCCCCCCGCGGAGAAGCCCGCTGGACCCCGCCCGCCGCCCGTGAGCGAGAGCAGGAGCCCCATCCCGCCCGCCAGAGTCATCGACAGCAGAG AGGCGAGGCGGCAGCTTCATCGCGGCAGCAGCGCCCACCTCAAGGTCACGGGGCAGGCCACCTACACCGAGGAGGAGAAGCGCGTGCTGCTGCAGACGTCCCGCATCAACGGCATCGAGTACTTGCCGTTCATGAGCGTGGACCTGGACGAGAAGTTCCAGTACAAGCTGCCGTTCAGCGACAGGGACGGCCTGCTGGCGCTGTCCCCCAAGCAGCGTCGCGACTTCTCGCGCTGGGCCCGCCCCGCCGACTTCTGCAAGGAGCCCGTCATGGTCGCCGGCCAGTTCGTCGACTGCTTCAGCATCAAGCAGACGGTCGTGTCGGACTGCTCCTTCGTGGCCTCGCTGGCCGTCAGCGCTCTGTACGAGCGTCGCTTCGGCAAGCGCCTGGTCACCTCCATCATCTACCCCCGCAACAGCCGCAAGGAGCCCATCTACAACCCTTTCG GGAAGTACATGGTGAAGCTGCACGTGAACGGGGTGCCGCGCAAGGTGGTGATAGACGACCAGCTGCCCCTGGGCCGCTACGGGGACCTGCTGTGCTCCTACTCCAGCAGCCGCAACGAGCTGTGGGTGTCTCTGCTCGAGAAGGCCTACATGAAGGTGATGGGCGGCTACGACTTCCCCGGCTCCAACAGC AACATTGACCTGCACGCGCTGACGGGCTGGATCCCGGAGCGCGCGGCCATCCGGCCCTCGGAGCCGGACTTCAACGGCGATGCGCTGTTCGAGAAGCTGCGCTCGCGGCTGGAGAAGGGGGACGTGCTGGCGACCGTGGCCACGGGCGAGATGAGCGAGGCGGAGGGGGAGCGGGTGGGGCTGGTGCCCACGCACGCCTACGCCGTGCTGGACGTGCGCAGCGCGCAG GGCGTTCGACTTCTGAAGCTGAAGAATCCGTGGTCTCATCTTCGTTGGCGAGGCAACTATTCCGAACTCGACACGAAGAACTGGACTCCTGAGTTGCAGAATCTCTTGCACTTCGACCCGAACAACGCGGCCATGTTCGACAACGGTGTGTTCTGGATCGACTACACGAgcattttgaggtttttcgacgTGTTCTACTTGAACTGGAACCCGAGACTGTTCAACTACACCTTCTGCATTCATCA GTcgtggaaggccggcgcgggCCCCATCAAGGACGCCTACAACGTGGGGGAGAACCCCCAGTTCTGCCTGGAGGTGGAGGAGGGGGCGGGTGCGGTGTGGATCCTGCTGACGCGCCACATCACGGCCCTGGAAGACTTCAAGGAGAACCGGGAGTACATCACCGTGCTGGTGTACCGCAACGACGGCAAGCGCGTCTACTACCCCA ACGACCCTCCCCCGTTCATCGACGGGGTGCGGATAAACAGCCCCCACTACCTGTGCAAGCTGGTGCTGAGCGAGAGCAGCGCGCGTCGCTACACCCTGGTGGTCTCCCAGTACGAGAAGATGCACACCATCCACTACACGCTGCGGGCCTACGCCACCTGCCCCATCTCGCTGGGGAAGATACCCAACCCCTACGAGTACAGCAAGCAG GTGTCGGACGGCCAGTGGAAGGGGCCCACCGCCGGCGGCTGTGGCAACCACCCGGCCACGCACTTCAACAACCCGCGCTACCGGCTCGTGCTGGAGTCGGCGCGCAGCCAGCTGCTGCTGGACCTGCGCGGCCCCAAGCAGTACCAGATCGGCATGGACGTCATCTGTGTCGTCGCCAGCGACCAGAACGCCCCGGGCCGCTTCTCCAAGAAACACTCGGGGGCCTTCAG